In Drosophila subpulchrella strain 33 F10 #4 breed RU33 chromosome 3R, RU_Dsub_v1.1 Primary Assembly, whole genome shotgun sequence, the following are encoded in one genomic region:
- the LOC119562989 gene encoding homeobox protein Nkx-6.1 produces MLQNPSKYHANPLSHFLALHNTQSSGGGSGVGGLASLGGGIPAHGQPHHHHALAAAAAAAAVVSAGQSSYQMEHQQQQHNHQLQQQQHHHQQQQQQQLHPNNHHHPPTTGSSSNSNNNTTGNNSNSSSNNSCHSSSNSNHREQLAAAATATSHAQLIEAAAAHSSLDVGKSFTIAAILGLQSQRKDYNNAINLSLHDNNNIADDNNKCYTSSSSSNNNNNSQSVNNFNCDNVAGSGRYLHGGHPHSHPHQSGFAAVAAAVGAAPSALQSLQQLHQQHHAQQQASLSFQREKLKSDSHKKSALKNKRVRTIFTPEQLECLEAEFERQQYMVGPERLYLAHTLKLTEAQVKVWFQNRRIKWRKHHLELTQQRLALIRQTQLPGSSILGNQVSVAANPAHSASTDLTTGCSAASPSLQEEDNEDSKHSLSLSGVMPPLSRAQSESDLSICNDSLDADSLMDGSEEA; encoded by the exons ATGCTGCAGAATCCTTCCAAATATCACGCAAATCCCTTGTCGCACTTCCTGGCATTGCATAACACACAGTCCAGTGGCGGGGGGTCGGGTGTCGGCGGATTGGCCAGCCTGGGCGGGGGCATCCCGGCACATGGTCAACCGCATCATCATCATGCGCTGGCAGCGGCTGCAGCAGCGGCGGCCGTCGTCTCGGCGGGTCAGAGTTCATACCAAatggagcaccagcagcagcaacataatcatcagctgcaacagcagcaacatcatcatcagcagcagcagcagcagcagctccaccccaacaaccaccaccacccaccgacaacagggagcagcagcaacagcaacaacaacaccaccggcaacaacagcaacagcagcagcaacaacagctgccacagcagcagcaacagcaaccacCGGGAACAGTTGGCGGCGGCCGCCACTGCGACGTCGCACGCGCAGCTCATCGAGGCGGCAGCGGCGCATTCCTCCCTCGACGTGGGCAAGTCCTTCACCATCGCCGCCATTTTGGGCCTGCAGAGCCAGCGCAAGGACTACAACAATGCCATCAATCTCTCCCTgcacgacaacaacaacattgcCGACGACAACAACAAGTGCTAcacgagcagcagcagcagcaacaataacaacaacagccaGAGTGTAAACAACTTTAATTGTGATAACGTGGCCGGCAGTGGACGTTACCTTCACGGTGGACATCCACATTCGCATCCTCACCAGTCGGGATTCGCCGCTGTGGCCGCAGCCGTCGGAGCAGCTCCCTCTGCCCTCCAGAGCCTGCAGCAGCTCCACCAGCAACACCACGCCCAGCAACAGGCCTCATTGAGCTTCCAGCGCGAGAAACTCAAGTCGG ACTCTCACAAGAAAAGTGCGCTGAAGAACAAGCGAGTCCGAACCATTTTTACACCGGAGCAGCTGGAATGCCTGGAGGCGGAATTCGAGCGACAGCAGTACATGGTTGGGCCGGAGAGGCTCTACCTCGCCCACACACTCAAGCTGACGGAGGCGCAGGTGAAGGTTTGGTTCCAGAACAGGCGGATCAAGTGGCGCAAGCACCACCTGGAACTCACGCAACAACGACTCGCTCTGATACGACAGACTCAGCTGCCGGGCTCGTCGATCCTGGGCAACCAGGTGTCCGTGGCTGCCAATCCGGCCCACTCGGCGTCCACGGATCTCACAACCGGATGCAGTGCAGCCTCGCCCAGTCTGCAGGAGGAAGACAACGAGGATAGTAAGCACTCACTATCGCTATCCGGCGTCATGCCGCCGCTGAGTCGGGCGCAATCGGAGTCGGATCTGTCCATCTGCAACGACTCCCTGGACGCCGATAGTCTCATGGATGGCAGCGAAGAGGCCTAA
- the LOC119563164 gene encoding trimethylguanosine synthase, with protein sequence MNTHYLTTSRTNPQFYIFSQLFGDDLDWISQCDWEGIQNVAWQEFWQREGHELLEQKWHKRFPEYKDLIEALTPEEQALWRELWEKHASDSSAKFWHIFSCAFENYQNELARSFGFQLNTTPDGVEQNLQTLSLNNNPKNSKQRKPSESEEDESYLTANDDPDDLDEEQQLLLLGLPTSFASKGVHKKRKQRKPVSESSSSDSEDSDDLSIMEDNDNSALRGVLNGGVKKNKRRQRQANKLRARMPEFMLEENSRMVKYWFKRFSLFSRFDQGIRLDRESWFSVTPEKIAKQTARRLACDIIVDAFCGCGGNAIQFANTCGRVIAIDIDAEKLAMAKHNAGIYGVAHKIEFVHADFLQFAASTRIRPNVVFLSPPWGGPDYQKQSVFDIEQSLLPVGASHLMQLSRRLADDVAFFLPRNANMSQVIALSGAGQQCEVEHNYLDTRMVALTAYYGSGIIKGPLGEHQPN encoded by the coding sequence ATGAACACACATTACCTCACCACCTCGCGAACCAATCCCCAGTTCTACATATTCAGCCAGCTCTTTGGCGACGATCTAGACTGGATCAGCCAGTGCGATTGGGAGGGTATTCAAAACGTTGCCTGGCAAGAGTTCTGGCAACGTGAAGGGCACGAGCTGCTGGAGCAGAAGTGGCACAAGCGTTTTCCCGAATACAAGGACCTTATCGAGGCTCTGACGCCTGAGGAGCAAGCCCTATGGAGGGAATTGTGGGAAAAACACGCCAGCGATTCGAGTGCCAAGTTCTGGCACATTTTTAGCTGTGCCTTCGAGAACTACCAAAACGAGTTGGCTAGATCATTTGGCTTCCAGTTAAATACAACACCAGATGGAGTTGAACAGAATTTACAGACTTTGAGCCTTAACAATAACCCAAAGAATTCCAAGCAACGAAAACCCTCAGAGAGCGAGGAGGATGAGTCCTATCTGACTGCCAACGACGACCCCGATGATCTTGACGAGGAACAGCAGTTGCTGCTTCTAGGATTGCCCACATCCTTTGCCTCCAAGGGAGTTCACAAGAAACGAAAACAAAGAAAGCCAGTATCGGAATCTTCTAGCAGTGATAGCGAGGACAGTGACGATCTGTCAATAATGGAAGACAATGATAACAGCGCTCTTCGAGGCGTTCTGAATGGTGGCGTCAAAAAGAACAAACGTCGGCAAAGGCAAGCCAACAAACTCAGGGCCAGGATGCCCGAGTTTATGCTGGAGGAGAACAGCCGGATGGTGAAGTACTGGTTTAAGCGATTCTCCTTGTTTTCCCGCTTCGACCAGGGAATCCGGCTGGACCGCGAGAGCTGGTTCTCGGTGACGCCCGAGAAGATTGCCAAACAGACGGCCCGGCGACTGGCCTGCGATATTATCGTGGATGCTTTTTGTGGATGCGGTGGCAATGCCATCCAGTTCGCCAACACCTGCGGACGCGTTATCGCCATCGATATCGATGCAGAGAAGCTAGCTATGGCGAAGCACAATGCCGGCATTTATGGGGTGGCCCACAAGATCGAGTTCGTTCATGCCGATTTCCTGCAGTTTGCGGCCAGCACCAGGATTCGCCCAAATGTAGTGTTTCTCAGTCCTCCTTGGGGTGGTCCCGACTACCAGAAGCAGTCAGTCTTCGATATTGAGCAAAGTCTTCTTCCCGTGGGCGCCAGTCATCTGATGCAGCTTTCCCGTCGACTGGCGGATGACGTTGCCTTCTTTCTGCCACGCAACGCAAACATGAGCCAAGTGATCGCCTTGAGTGGAGCGGGGCAGCAGTGCGAGGTGGAGCACAACTATCTGGACACCAGAATGGTGGCTCTGACTGCCTATTACGGCAGTGGAATTATAAAGGGTCCATTAGGGGAACATCAGCCGAATTAA
- the LOC119563165 gene encoding uncharacterized protein LOC119563165 gives MNQKPVVAAPEYCHFFKTLLVEELELETDFQRLHYGQCAIIGRLVLESKFYRLGNVRVKSLPETLSLPEGTISLLLLGLTIDKTVGQSVAPGSYCIVRGEVILCNVVHPNSRTLTARGVHEKFSSLSHDPASQKEYLSWLRLTHKPAIDLWFIQSIDRAEDLLSRRLEIRGLTVR, from the exons ATGAACCAGAAGCCTGTAGTAGCTGCCCCCGAGTACTGCCACTTCTTCAAGACCCTGCTGGTGGAGGAACTCGAACTGGAGACGGACTTTCAGAGGCTACACTACGGCCAATGCGCAATAATTGGACGACTGGTGCTTGAGTCGAAATTCTATCGCTTGGGAAACGTGCGCGTTAAGAGCCTCCCGGA GACCTTATCCTTGCCCGAGGGCACCATATCTCTGCTCCTTTTGGGACTCACCATCGACAAAACCGTCGGACAGAGCGTGGCACCCGGTTCCTATTGCATTGTGCGCGGCGAAGTGATCCTCTGCAATGTGGTGCATCCCAACAGTCGGACACTGACCGCCCGCGGAGTCCACGAGAAGTTTTCTAGCCTGTCCCACGATCCGGCGTCCCAAAAGGAATACCTCAGCTGGCTGCGTCTcacccacaaaccggccaTCGATTTGTGGTTCATCCAGTCCATCGACAGAGCCGAAGATCTGCTGAGTCGCAGGCTGGAGATCCGGGGACTGACCGTGAGATGA
- the LOC119545789 gene encoding transcriptional adapter 2A isoform X1, translating to MSFMNPVDMVDEDAADLQFPKVEPLGIERFAYARPDWNTRSSTVVYKPHSLHRQLEQLEELARDENSAVPVTPNDSSRCATCRCSLAEPYIKCSECLDIVLCLQCFARGREVSSHRNNHAYIIVRDSIQVFAQEPHWTAREERILLKTLRTQGYGNWEAVSQALDQRHDPSEVRRHYHDCYFGGIFERLLKLKHARNSYLPERMPYVFKMRSLDPPRHDDIASMQFKNSAGYRCARGDFDTPYDTSAESLLSIMVDHRGRDEDQETAESEVEREVTEELQLGLVRAYNNRLRERQRRYKIMRQHGLIMPNRTVSWISKYMHAFSSDTSCMRFLGFMQICPDPIQFDMLLESLRYCRELHTWLHKLYDLRQHGVRTLSGGKLYARLYKERQQAYRDYARQKQLDGFDWQHLVQHYESNRNGEQLPLGISSKLFAMNTRRKASPIEIGDLPGYSKLDDGERKLCSVVRLVPQSYLDYKNQLVSEHAKLGYLRLADARRLIKIDVNKTRQIYDFLLEQGHISRPPSYS from the exons ATGTCTTTTATGAACCCCGTGGATATGGTGGACGAGGACGCCGCCGACCTACAGTTTCCCAAAG TTGAGCCTCTGGGGATTGAGCGTTTCGCATATGCTCGCCCAGATTGGAACACCAGGAGCTCCACGGTGGTGTACAAGCCACACTCGTTGCACAGGCAATTGGAGCAGCTGGAGGAATTGGCGCGGGATGAGAATAGCGCTGTTCCAGTGACTCCAAATGACTCCAGTCGCTGTGCCACGTGTCGCTGCAGTCTAGCAGAACCCTACATAAAGTGCTCCGAGTGCCTGGACATCGTGCTGTGCCTGCAGTGCTTCGCGAGGGGAAGGGAGGTCTCCTCGCACCGCAACAACCATGCCTACATCATAGTCCGCGACAGCATCCAGGTTTTCGCCCAGGAACCGCATTGGACGGCCCGGGAGGAGCGAATCCTGCTGAAGACTCTCCGCACCCAGGGCTACGGGAACTGGGAAGCGGTATCCCAGGCCCTGGACCAGCGGCACGATCCCTCGGAAGTGCGACGCCACTACCACGATTGCTACTTTGGCGGTATTTTTGAGCGGCTGTTGAAACTAAAGCATGCCAGGAACAGCTACCTTCCCGAGCGGATGCCGTATGTCTTCAAAATGCGCAGCCTGGATCCACCGCGACATGATGACATCGCCTCCATGCAGTTTAAGAATAGTGCGGGCTATCGGTGTGCAAGGGGCGACTTCGACACTCCCTATGACACCTCCGCGGAGAGTCTACTGTCCATTATGGTGGATCATAGAGGCAGGGATGAGGATCAGGAGACGGCGGAGAGCGAGGTAGAGCGCGAGGTGACCGAGGAACTGCAGCTGGGATTGGTGCGGGCCTACAACAATCGCCTGAG AGAGCGGCAACGTCGATACAAAATCATGCGGCAGCACGGTTTGATAATGCCCAATCGCACTGTCAGCTGGATTTCCAAGTATATGCACGCCTTCAGCAGCGATACAAGTTGCATGCGTTTCCTGGGCTTCATGCAGATCTGTCCAGATCCCATTCAGTTCGACATGCTCTTGGAGTCTCTCCGTTATTGCCGGGAACTGCACACCTGGCTGCATAAGCTTTATGATCTGCGACAGCACGGCGTGCGCACACTTTCGGGAGGCAAGCTATATGCCCGCCTGTACAAGGAGCGTCAACAGGCTTATCGGGACTACGCCAGGCAGAAGCAATTGGACGGCTTCGACTGGCAGCACTTGGTGCAGCACTACGAGAGCAACCGCAACGGAGAACAGCTGCCACTGGGCATTAGCTCGAAATTATTTGCCATGAACACCCGCCGCAAGGCGAGCCCCATTGAGATTGGAG ATCTGCCTGGTTATTCCAAACTGGACGATGGCGAGCGAAAACTGTGCAGTGTGGTTCGTTTGGTTCCACAGTCTTATCTAGACTACAAAAACCAACTGGTTTCGGAGCACGCCAAGCTCGGATATCTTCGATTGGCCGATGCGCGTCGTCTCATCAAAATAGATGTGAACAAAACGCGTCAGATCTACGATTTTCTGCTGGAACAGGGCCATATTAGCAGGCCTCCATCCTACAGCTAG
- the LOC119545789 gene encoding DNA-directed RNA polymerase II subunit Rpb4 isoform X2: MSFMNPVDMVDEDAADLQFPKEFENAETLLISEVHMLLDHRKRQNESADEEQEFSEVFMKTYAYTDSFRKFKNKETIMSVRSLLMQKKLHKFELAALGNLCPEAPEEAKALIPSLEGRFEDEELRQILDDIGTKRSLQY, encoded by the exons ATGTCTTTTATGAACCCCGTGGATATGGTGGACGAGGACGCCGCCGACCTACAGTTTCCCAAAG AGTTCGAAAATGCCGAGACGCTGCTGATATCGGAGGTGCACATGCTGCTCGATCATCGAAAACGGCAGAACGAATCCGCCGACGAGGAGCAGGAGTTCTCGGAGGTGTTTATGAAGACGTACGCTTATACAGATAGTTTTCGAAAGTTTAAGAACAAGGAGACCATCATGTCTGTGAGAAG CTTGCTGATGCAGAAAAAGCTTCACAAATTCGAGCTGGCCGCCCTGGGTAATCTGTGTCCAGAGGCGCCAGAGGAGGCCAAGGCATTGATTCCCTCGCTGGAGGGTCGTTTCGAAGACGAGGAGCTGCGGCAAATACTAGACGATATCGGCACTAAACGCAGCTTGCAATACTAA
- the LOC119545792 gene encoding uncharacterized protein LOC119545792 isoform X2 encodes MALQLQIEKLKGLDNYKAWSMTVRAYLESEELWSVVENGPENNEETFKLMLIFIRSD; translated from the exons ATGGCACTGCAGCTGCAAATCGAGAAGCTCAAAGGCCTGGACAACTACAAGGCCTGGTCGATGACGGTGCGGGCGTATCTGGAGTCCGAGGAACTCTGGTCGGTGGTTGAGAATGGTCCCGAGAATAACGAGGAG aCCTTTAAACTTATGCTAATATTTATACGTAGTGATTAG
- the LOC119545790 gene encoding protein AAR2 homolog: protein MNKDNSSMQMDPQLALRLLADGGVLVIAGVPEGTEFGIDLCAYTIGPDFRGVKMIPPGAHYVWCSSRGPYGDAAPRVGFVHFFHPNEIVVREWDHELEELRPRRIAEPEVERDRIRKNLAQLERMLAPYDYRYVVQWKELTGSVTEQCVDRCRPTEGTIRTNIELQSCPDAERPRGAAGSTSIGRRNAAARLLLDESELLPDLKPVEGTAPRFSNVPQRVPQDAPPADVSRHAMDCIEAVDKLFEGFDTADGLIEELQLAYVFFLVGYSVESLAHWRKLLGLLAHSESAVTKHKLAYMKYSEVLAHQLPHLPEELMVPSPHNTVYKDVRELLVNLHAGGLSVSAERLSKRLEKKLGWVFEGLLDEDPEDQPVVIELPEP, encoded by the coding sequence ATGAACAAGGACAACTCCAGCATGCAGATGGATCCCCAGTTGGCCCTTCGCCTGCTGGCCGACGGCGGGGTCCTGGTCATCGCCGGTGTGCCCGAGGGCACGGAATTCGGCATAGACCTATGCGCATACACCATTGGACCCGATTTCCGTGGCGTCAAGATGATTCCTCCTGGTGCCCACTACGTGTGGTGCTCCTCTCGTGGTCCCTACGGCGATGCAGCTCCACGCGTTGGCTTCGTGCACTTCTTCCATCCCAACGAAATTGTGGTACGCGAATGGGATCACGAGCTGGAGGAACTGCGTCCACGACGGATTGCCGAACCGGAGGTGGAGCGCGACCGAATCCGCAAGAACCTGGCTCAACTGGAGCGAATGCTGGCGCCCTACGACTACCGCTACGTAGTCCAATGGAAGGAGCTTACCGGCAGCGTGACAGAGCAATGTGTGGATCGCTGTCGTCCGACCGAGGGAACCATACGTACGAACATCGAACTGCAATCCTGCCCGGATGCGGAGCGTCCCAGGGGAGCAGCGGGATCGACCAGCATCGGCCGGAGGAATGCTGCCGCCCGGCTTCTGTTGGATGAGAGCGAACTTCTGCCAGACCTAAAACCCGTGGAGGGAACTGCACCACGCTTTAGTAACGTACCCCAGCGTGTTCCTCAGGATGCCCCGCCCGCAGATGTCTCCCGACATGCCATGGACTGCATAGAAGCTGTAGACAAGTTGTTCGAAGGCTTCGACACCGCCGACGGACTCATTGAGGAACTGCAACTGGCCTACGTTTTCTTCCTAGTGGGATACTCCGTAGAGTCCCTGGCGCACTGGCGTAAGCTTCTGGGCTTGCTGGCTCACTCGGAATCAGCAGTGACCAAACACAAATTGGCGTACATGAAGTATAGCGAGGTACTGGCCCATCAGCTGCCTCATTTGCCCGAGGAGCTCATGGTGCCCAGTCCGCACAATACGGTGTACAAAGATGTACGCGAACTGTTGGTCAATTTGCATGCAGGCGGCTTAAGTGTTAGTGCCGAGCGGCTGAGCAAGCGACTGGAGAAAAAGCTGGGATGGGTGTTTGAAGGCCTGCTGGACGAGGACCCTGAGGATCAGCCCGTGGTTATTGAACTTCCGGAGCCCTAA
- the LOC119545792 gene encoding uncharacterized protein LOC119545792 isoform X1: MALQLQIEKLKGLDNYKAWSMTVRAYLESEELWSVVENGPENNEESLLKDKRAKFLILCLIETKLCQFMVSIRTARDLWNYLRTQHSLR, translated from the exons ATGGCACTGCAGCTGCAAATCGAGAAGCTCAAAGGCCTGGACAACTACAAGGCCTGGTCGATGACGGTGCGGGCGTATCTGGAGTCCGAGGAACTCTGGTCGGTGGTTGAGAATGGTCCCGAGAATAACGAGGAG TCCCTGCTGAAGGACAAGCGAGCCAAGTTCTTGATCCTCTGCTTGATCGAGACCAAGTTGTGCCAATTCATGGTCAGCATCCGCACGGCCCGGGATCTGTGGAACTATTTGCGCACCCAGCACTCGTTGCGCTGA
- the LOC119545791 gene encoding 14-3-3 protein epsilon isoform X1, translated as MTERENNVYKAKLAEQAERYDEMVEAMKKVASMDVELTVEERNLLSVAYKNVIGARRASWRIITSIEQKEENKGAEEKLEMIKTYRGQVEKELRDICSDILNVLEKHLIPCATSGESKVFYYKMKGDYHRYLAEFATGSDRKDAAENSLIAYKAASDIAMNDLPPTHPIRLGLALNFSVFYYEILNSPDRACRLAKAAFDDAIAELDTLSEESYKDSTLIMQLLRDNLTLWTSDMQAEEVDPNAGDGEPKAEIQDVEDQDVS; from the exons aAATGGTGGAGGCCATGAAGAAGGTCGCCTCCATGGACGTCGAGCTGACTGTCGAGGAGCGAAACCTGCTGTCGGTGGCGTACAAGAATGTGATCGGAGCACGACGTGCCTCGTGGCGCATCATCACCTCGATCGAACAGAAGGAGGAGAACAAGGGAGCCGAGGAGAAGCTGGAGATGATCAAAACCTACCGGGGACAGGTTGAGAAGGAGCTGCGCGACATCTGCTCGGATATACTGAACGTGCTCGAGAAGCATCTCATTCCATGCGCCACATCCGGCGAAAGTAAAGTATTCTACTATAAGATGAAGGGCGACTACCATCGCTACCTGGCCGAGTTCGCTACCGGTTCGGATCGCAAGGATGCGGCGGAGAACTCGCTGATTGCCTACAAGGCGGCCAGCGATATTGCCATGAACGATCTGCCCCCAACACACCCCATCCGCTTGGGCTTGGCATTGAACTTCTCG GTGTTTTACTATGAGATACTCAACTCGCCGGACCGCGCTTGCCGATTGGCGAAAGCCGCTTTCGATGATGCCATTGCCGAGTTGGATACGCTGAGTGAAGAGAGCTACAAAGACTCGACACTCATCATGCAGCTGCTGCGGGACAACCTCACATTATGGACGTCCGATATGCAGGCAGAAG AAGTAGACCCCAACGCAGGTGATGGCGAGCCCAAAGCAGAAATCCAGGATGTTGAGGATCAGGATGTGTCGTAA
- the LOC119545791 gene encoding 14-3-3 protein epsilon isoform X3 encodes MTERENNVYKAKLAEQAERYDEMVEAMKKVASMDVELTVEERNLLSVAYKNVIGARRASWRIITSIEQKEENKGAEEKLEMIKTYRGQVEKELRDICSDILNVLEKHLIPCATSGESKVFYYKMKGDYHRYLAEFATGSDRKDAAENSLIAYKAASDIAMNDLPPTHPIRLGLALNFSVFYYEILNSPDRACRLAKAAFDDAIAELDTLSEESYKDSTLIMQLLRDNLTLWTSDMQAEDPNAGDGEPKAEIQDVEDQDVS; translated from the exons aAATGGTGGAGGCCATGAAGAAGGTCGCCTCCATGGACGTCGAGCTGACTGTCGAGGAGCGAAACCTGCTGTCGGTGGCGTACAAGAATGTGATCGGAGCACGACGTGCCTCGTGGCGCATCATCACCTCGATCGAACAGAAGGAGGAGAACAAGGGAGCCGAGGAGAAGCTGGAGATGATCAAAACCTACCGGGGACAGGTTGAGAAGGAGCTGCGCGACATCTGCTCGGATATACTGAACGTGCTCGAGAAGCATCTCATTCCATGCGCCACATCCGGCGAAAGTAAAGTATTCTACTATAAGATGAAGGGCGACTACCATCGCTACCTGGCCGAGTTCGCTACCGGTTCGGATCGCAAGGATGCGGCGGAGAACTCGCTGATTGCCTACAAGGCGGCCAGCGATATTGCCATGAACGATCTGCCCCCAACACACCCCATCCGCTTGGGCTTGGCATTGAACTTCTCG GTGTTTTACTATGAGATACTCAACTCGCCGGACCGCGCTTGCCGATTGGCGAAAGCCGCTTTCGATGATGCCATTGCCGAGTTGGATACGCTGAGTGAAGAGAGCTACAAAGACTCGACACTCATCATGCAGCTGCTGCGGGACAACCTCACATTATGGACGTCCGATATGCAGGCAGAAG ACCCCAACGCAGGTGATGGCGAGCCCAAAGCAGAAATCCAGGATGTTGAGGATCAGGATGTGTCGTAA
- the LOC119545791 gene encoding 14-3-3 protein epsilon isoform X4 has product MTERENNVYKAKLAEQAERYDEMVEAMKKVASMDVELTVEERNLLSVAYKNVIGARRASWRIITSIEQKEENKGAEEKLEMIKTYRGQVEKELRDICSDILNVLEKHLIPCATSGESKVFYYKMKGDYHRYLAEFATGSDRKDAAENSLIAYKAASDIAMNDLPPTHPIRLGLALNFSVFYYEILNSPDRACRLAKAAFDDAIAELDTLSEESYKDSTLIMQLLRDNLTLWTSDMQAEGDGEPKAEIQDVEDQDVS; this is encoded by the exons aAATGGTGGAGGCCATGAAGAAGGTCGCCTCCATGGACGTCGAGCTGACTGTCGAGGAGCGAAACCTGCTGTCGGTGGCGTACAAGAATGTGATCGGAGCACGACGTGCCTCGTGGCGCATCATCACCTCGATCGAACAGAAGGAGGAGAACAAGGGAGCCGAGGAGAAGCTGGAGATGATCAAAACCTACCGGGGACAGGTTGAGAAGGAGCTGCGCGACATCTGCTCGGATATACTGAACGTGCTCGAGAAGCATCTCATTCCATGCGCCACATCCGGCGAAAGTAAAGTATTCTACTATAAGATGAAGGGCGACTACCATCGCTACCTGGCCGAGTTCGCTACCGGTTCGGATCGCAAGGATGCGGCGGAGAACTCGCTGATTGCCTACAAGGCGGCCAGCGATATTGCCATGAACGATCTGCCCCCAACACACCCCATCCGCTTGGGCTTGGCATTGAACTTCTCG GTGTTTTACTATGAGATACTCAACTCGCCGGACCGCGCTTGCCGATTGGCGAAAGCCGCTTTCGATGATGCCATTGCCGAGTTGGATACGCTGAGTGAAGAGAGCTACAAAGACTCGACACTCATCATGCAGCTGCTGCGGGACAACCTCACATTATGGACGTCCGATATGCAGGCAGAAG GTGATGGCGAGCCCAAAGCAGAAATCCAGGATGTTGAGGATCAGGATGTGTCGTAA
- the LOC119545791 gene encoding 14-3-3 protein epsilon isoform X2, whose amino-acid sequence MTERENNVYKAKLAEQAERYDEMVEAMKKVASMDVELTVEERNLLSVAYKNVIGARRASWRIITSIEQKEENKGAEEKLEMIKTYRGQVEKELRDICSDILNVLEKHLIPCATSGESKVFYYKMKGDYHRYLAEFATGSDRKDAAENSLIAYKAASDIAMNDLPPTHPIRLGLALNFSVFYYEILNSPDRACRLAKAAFDDAIAELDTLSEESYKDSTLIMQLLRDNLTLWTSDMQAEVDPNAGDGEPKAEIQDVEDQDVS is encoded by the exons aAATGGTGGAGGCCATGAAGAAGGTCGCCTCCATGGACGTCGAGCTGACTGTCGAGGAGCGAAACCTGCTGTCGGTGGCGTACAAGAATGTGATCGGAGCACGACGTGCCTCGTGGCGCATCATCACCTCGATCGAACAGAAGGAGGAGAACAAGGGAGCCGAGGAGAAGCTGGAGATGATCAAAACCTACCGGGGACAGGTTGAGAAGGAGCTGCGCGACATCTGCTCGGATATACTGAACGTGCTCGAGAAGCATCTCATTCCATGCGCCACATCCGGCGAAAGTAAAGTATTCTACTATAAGATGAAGGGCGACTACCATCGCTACCTGGCCGAGTTCGCTACCGGTTCGGATCGCAAGGATGCGGCGGAGAACTCGCTGATTGCCTACAAGGCGGCCAGCGATATTGCCATGAACGATCTGCCCCCAACACACCCCATCCGCTTGGGCTTGGCATTGAACTTCTCG GTGTTTTACTATGAGATACTCAACTCGCCGGACCGCGCTTGCCGATTGGCGAAAGCCGCTTTCGATGATGCCATTGCCGAGTTGGATACGCTGAGTGAAGAGAGCTACAAAGACTCGACACTCATCATGCAGCTGCTGCGGGACAACCTCACATTATGGACGTCCGATATGCAGGCAGAAG TAGACCCCAACGCAGGTGATGGCGAGCCCAAAGCAGAAATCCAGGATGTTGAGGATCAGGATGTGTCGTAA